A single Panthera tigris isolate Pti1 chromosome A3, P.tigris_Pti1_mat1.1, whole genome shotgun sequence DNA region contains:
- the LOC102956442 gene encoding early lactation protein-like yields MKVSLFLALCFPFCLVGIASSEKTSAHLEREAPQELLQTLPALCRLPPVEGPCRGRFYRYFYNSTAHECEHFTYGGCRGNANNFETTEMCRRVCKPPGDDVRNDQPHEEVLVAVEGGQWGRDSKAAVGGGMGGEDEGGIGERSKALSC; encoded by the exons ATGAAGGTCAGCCTGTTCCTTGCCCTCTGCTTCCCCTTCTGCCTGGTGGGCATCGCCAGCTCAGAAAAGACCTCAG CCCATCTCGAGCGAGAGGCTCCCCAGGAACTGCTCCAAACTCTGCCTGCCCTGTGCCGGCTCCCCCCCGTCGAGGGCCCCTGCCGAGGCCGTTTCTACCGCTATTTCTACAACTCTACAGCCCATGAATGTGAGCACTTCACCTACGGTGGCTGTCGGGGCAATGCCAACAACTTTGAGACCACGGAGATGTGTCGGAGGGTCTGCAAACCCCCCG GCGATGACGTCAGGAACGACCAGCCTCATGAAGAGGTGCTGGTGGCAgtggagggagggcagtggggtAGAGACAGCAAGGCTGCGGTTGGCGGCGGCATGGGTGGCGAAGACGAAGGCGGCATTGGCGAGCGCAGTAAGGCCTTGTCGTGTTAG